In one Kitasatospora cineracea genomic region, the following are encoded:
- a CDS encoding DUF932 domain-containing protein, translating into MTITLARTSTRNASLSEIVGILREQHPRKTDVVAPVQNIHAAGGRLIIEGADYDLTPDGVTRKQAEYRLTDVCESGVAEKLGIPVGYLRKTRTEAPHLWDANVNGWLSHHSRADKSFMVRTLTPAQGEDTGTARAFLSPSYRIIDNLDILTAALQGVRDAGVEVRLDKCDLTDRKMYVKITAPQVSAYAPELLKDYRSPFSGARGADNPTVFAGFEISNSETGCGAFTIVPRLVVQVCDNGMVITKDVMRSVHIGGKQQDGVIRWSDTTQARTLEVIASQTTDAVSTFLDHDYVVRQLRSIQETAATRVKNPEATITTVAQRLKFTEERRADIFAHFIQGGDLSAGGVMHAVTSVAQTLPDADDAHEFEAHGIRAMELAASL; encoded by the coding sequence ATGACCATCACCCTGGCCAGGACCTCCACCCGCAACGCGAGCCTTTCCGAGATCGTGGGCATTCTGCGCGAGCAGCACCCCCGCAAGACCGACGTCGTCGCCCCCGTCCAGAACATCCACGCGGCGGGCGGCCGACTGATCATCGAGGGTGCGGACTACGACCTCACCCCGGACGGAGTCACCAGGAAGCAGGCGGAGTACCGGCTCACCGACGTGTGCGAATCCGGCGTCGCGGAGAAGCTCGGCATTCCGGTCGGCTACCTGCGGAAGACCCGGACCGAGGCCCCGCACCTGTGGGACGCGAACGTCAACGGGTGGCTCAGCCACCACAGCCGCGCCGACAAGTCGTTCATGGTCCGCACGCTGACCCCGGCCCAGGGTGAGGACACCGGCACCGCTCGCGCGTTCCTCAGCCCCAGCTACCGGATCATTGACAATCTGGACATCCTGACCGCCGCGCTCCAGGGCGTGCGGGACGCCGGTGTCGAGGTCCGGCTGGACAAGTGCGACCTCACCGACCGGAAGATGTACGTCAAGATCACCGCCCCGCAGGTCAGCGCCTACGCGCCGGAGCTCCTGAAGGACTACCGGAGCCCGTTCAGCGGCGCGCGTGGGGCCGACAACCCGACCGTCTTCGCCGGGTTCGAGATCAGCAACAGCGAAACCGGGTGCGGGGCATTCACCATCGTGCCCCGACTGGTGGTCCAGGTCTGCGACAACGGAATGGTGATCACCAAGGACGTCATGCGCTCCGTGCACATCGGCGGCAAGCAGCAGGACGGAGTGATCCGGTGGAGCGACACCACCCAGGCCCGCACGCTCGAAGTCATCGCCTCCCAGACCACCGACGCCGTCAGCACATTCCTTGACCACGACTACGTCGTCCGACAGCTGCGGTCCATCCAGGAGACCGCCGCGACCCGGGTGAAGAACCCGGAGGCCACCATCACCACCGTCGCCCAGCGGCTCAAGTTCACCGAGGAGCGCCGGGCCGACATCTTCGCCCACTTCATCCAGGGCGGAGACCTCTCCGCCGGTGGCGTGATGCACGCCGTCACCTCCGTCGCCCAGACCCTCCCCGACGCCGACGACGCCCACGAGTTCGAAGCCCACGGCATCCGCGCCATGGAGCTGGCCGCCTCCCTGTGA
- a CDS encoding DUF2637 domain-containing protein, translating to MTPTPTDRDALTADLTVGILGVCAFAVSFTHVVQTATEAGQSGWVAYAIAVSVELMALGAVSEIRRRKRARQPARWPRGVLVLGVAMSLAANLAVARPTPWGYVMAAWPSLAFLAAAGIVESRPTGQRTDHAPPPLTTVVTSEHQDVAADPPPPALPLAEPDDRPQTEDLPEEAGEAEAEDPGEQLATARPTERPSKLRVITDLLAAMRADPDWRPDYDELTTSTGYSRSWCEKRVADARTLNGRTEPGSVQEPPVHTGDPRPRTPLRTAEGADDQPLPLTSRPAPNPYEEPAHEHHPPHTAAAA from the coding sequence GTGACTCCGACCCCCACCGACAGGGACGCGCTCACCGCGGACCTCACCGTCGGCATACTCGGCGTCTGCGCGTTCGCCGTCTCCTTCACGCACGTCGTGCAGACCGCCACCGAGGCAGGCCAGAGCGGATGGGTGGCCTACGCCATCGCCGTCTCAGTCGAGCTGATGGCGCTCGGAGCCGTCTCCGAGATCCGCCGCCGCAAGCGCGCCCGACAGCCAGCCCGCTGGCCGCGCGGAGTCCTCGTGCTCGGCGTGGCGATGAGCCTCGCCGCCAACCTCGCCGTCGCCCGGCCCACCCCGTGGGGATACGTGATGGCAGCCTGGCCCAGCCTGGCGTTCCTCGCCGCCGCCGGGATCGTAGAGTCCCGTCCCACCGGCCAGCGGACCGACCACGCGCCCCCACCGCTCACCACCGTGGTCACCAGCGAGCACCAGGACGTCGCCGCAGACCCACCGCCGCCGGCTCTGCCCTTGGCGGAGCCGGACGACCGGCCCCAGACCGAGGACCTTCCCGAAGAGGCCGGCGAAGCAGAAGCCGAGGACCCCGGCGAGCAGCTGGCCACCGCCCGGCCGACGGAGCGGCCGAGCAAGCTGCGCGTCATCACCGACCTGCTCGCCGCGATGCGCGCCGACCCCGACTGGCGCCCCGACTACGACGAGTTGACCACCAGCACCGGCTACAGCCGGTCGTGGTGCGAGAAGCGGGTGGCCGACGCCCGCACGCTCAACGGCCGTACGGAGCCCGGCTCCGTGCAGGAGCCCCCCGTCCACACGGGAGACCCGCGGCCCCGCACCCCGCTCCGCACGGCTGAGGGGGCCGACGACCAGCCCCTCCCGCTCACCTCCCGACCCGCACCGAACCCGTACGAGGAACCCGCACATGAGCACCACCCTCCACATACCGCCGCAGCTGCGTAA